In the Podospora pseudocomata strain CBS 415.72m chromosome 5, whole genome shotgun sequence genome, one interval contains:
- a CDS encoding hypothetical protein (EggNog:ENOG503Q065): MSDSTNPPQRAPRRSPTDSSYYDCDGVVANKNDPNSKSWHYARDVRAQVAAEQPQHPRGWGYPSYFGDKAGLPLAASKPLTHTPIEPGSLTPYVPGTKPGAHRAVYNDTNRAVVDVIYHDPNKPPKNGSKFEEFSKATYVAKAVP, encoded by the exons ATGTCGGACTCGACGAATCCACCACAACGCGCACCGAGACGCAGTCCAACGGACTCATCCTAT TACGACTGCGATGGCGTAGTGGCTAACAAGAACGATCCAAATTCCAAGTCATGGCATTATGCTAGGGATGTCAGGGCGCAGGTCGCCGCTGAGCAGCCACAACATCCACGGGGATGGGGATACCCATCATATTTCGGCGACAAAGCTGGCCTTCCTTTGGCAGCTTCGAAGCCCCTTACACACACTCCAATCGAACCTGGGAGTTTGACTCCATATGTACCAGGGACTAAGCCTGGAGCACACCGGGCAGTCTACAACGACACGAATAGAGCCGTGGTTGATGTGATTTACCACGATCCCAACAAACCTCCAAAGAATGGCTCGAAGTTTGAGGAATTTTCCAAGGCGACTTATGTGGCGAAGGCGGTACCGTGA